Proteins encoded in a region of the Salipiger sp. CCB-MM3 genome:
- the ndk gene encoding nucleoside-diphosphate kinase: MAVERTLSIIKPDATRRNLTGKINAKFEEAGLRIVAQKRIQLTPAQAGEFYKVHAERPFYGELCEFMASEPVVVQVLEGEGAIAKNREVMGATNPADAAEGTIRAEFAESVGENSVHGSDAPETAAEEIAYFFSGLELVG; encoded by the coding sequence ATGGCCGTCGAACGCACCCTGTCGATCATCAAGCCCGACGCAACCCGCCGCAACCTGACCGGCAAGATCAACGCCAAGTTCGAAGAAGCTGGCCTGCGCATCGTCGCGCAGAAGCGCATCCAGCTGACCCCGGCACAGGCCGGCGAGTTCTACAAGGTCCACGCCGAGCGTCCGTTCTACGGCGAGCTGTGCGAATTCATGGCCTCCGAGCCGGTCGTCGTGCAGGTGCTGGAAGGTGAAGGCGCAATCGCCAAGAACCGTGAAGTGATGGGCGCCACCAACCCGGCAGACGCCGCAGAGGGCACCATCCGCGCAGAGTTCGCCGAGTCGGTCGGCGAGAACTCGGTGCACGGTTCGGACGCGCCGGAAACCGCCGCCGAAGAGATCGCCTACTTCTTCTCGGGCCTCGAGCTCGTCGGCTGA
- a CDS encoding phage portal protein: MVFEFLRRTREGETLPEVKASAVGPLVAMQAVGRVAWTPRDTGSLTRQGFSGNPVGFRAVKLISEAAAALPLVLQDSEMRYSTHPILRCLNAPNPAQGRAELFEALYGQLLLSGDGYVEAVGQGRGLPVELHVLRSERMRLVPGADGWPVAYEYHVDGRRHRFDVQDTPAPICHVKNFHPQDDHYGLSPLQPAAQAVDVHNSASRWSKGLLDNAARPSGAIVWTGADGQGTLAQDQYERLVAEMESNHQGARNAGRPMLLEGGLDWKPMGFSPSDMEFRQTKEAAAREIAIAFGVPPMLLGIPGDATYANYQEANRAFYRLTVLPLAQRVSAALGRWLAGFTGEEVELKPDLDQVPALSAERETHWRRVSEAAFLTVPEKRRMLGLPPLTEDGDRPGGNMGEEPGA; the protein is encoded by the coding sequence ATGGTGTTCGAATTTCTGCGGCGGACGCGCGAGGGGGAAACTCTGCCCGAGGTGAAGGCCTCTGCCGTCGGGCCGCTTGTCGCGATGCAGGCGGTCGGGCGCGTGGCTTGGACGCCGCGTGACACCGGCTCGCTGACCCGGCAGGGGTTCTCTGGCAACCCCGTGGGCTTTCGCGCGGTGAAGCTGATTTCGGAGGCTGCCGCCGCGCTGCCGCTGGTGCTGCAGGACAGCGAGATGCGCTACAGCACCCACCCGATCCTGCGTTGCCTGAACGCGCCCAATCCCGCGCAGGGCCGTGCCGAGCTTTTCGAGGCGCTGTATGGCCAGCTGCTGCTGTCGGGGGATGGCTACGTCGAAGCGGTGGGCCAGGGACGCGGGCTGCCCGTGGAGTTGCATGTGCTGCGCTCGGAACGGATGCGGCTGGTGCCGGGGGCTGATGGCTGGCCCGTCGCCTATGAGTATCATGTGGACGGCAGGCGCCATCGCTTTGACGTGCAGGACACGCCCGCACCGATCTGCCATGTGAAGAACTTCCACCCGCAGGACGATCACTATGGCCTCTCGCCGCTGCAACCGGCGGCGCAGGCGGTGGATGTGCACAACAGCGCCTCGCGCTGGTCCAAGGGGCTGCTCGACAATGCGGCGCGGCCCTCGGGGGCGATTGTCTGGACCGGGGCCGACGGGCAGGGCACGCTTGCGCAGGACCAGTACGAGCGGCTGGTGGCGGAGATGGAGAGCAACCATCAGGGGGCGCGCAACGCCGGGCGGCCGATGCTGCTTGAAGGCGGGCTCGACTGGAAGCCCATGGGGTTCTCTCCCTCGGACATGGAGTTCCGCCAGACCAAGGAGGCCGCCGCGCGCGAGATCGCCATCGCCTTTGGCGTGCCGCCGATGCTGCTGGGCATCCCAGGTGATGCGACCTACGCCAATTACCAAGAGGCCAACCGCGCCTTCTACCGGCTGACCGTGCTGCCACTGGCGCAGCGGGTGAGCGCCGCGCTGGGCAGATGGCTGGCGGGTTTCACCGGCGAGGAGGTGGAGCTGAAGCCAGACCTCGATCAGGTGCCAGCCCTGTCGGCAGAACGCGAGACCCATTGGCGCCGCGTCTCCGAGGCGGCCTTCCTCACCGTGCCGGAAAAACGCCGGATGCTGGGGCTGCCGCCGCTCACCGAGGATGGCGACCGACCGGGGGGGAATATGGGGGAAGAACCCGGTGCGTGA
- a CDS encoding pyridoxal phosphate-dependent aminotransferase — translation MPTLSSRITSLNAGGGDGWEIFYKARALVAAGQPVTELTIGEPDTKTDPAILAEMHRAASAGHTGYAVVPGTPALRDAIAARVTERSGVPTTRANVLVTPGGQSALFAAHMAACTPGGAALMVEPHYVTYPGTIRAAGAIPHSVQTRPERSFFPDPADLRRSAVASGASSLLINTPNNPTGAVYPRETLTGIADLAREQDLWVISDEVYDTQIWEGAHLSPRALPGMAERTMVIGSLSKSHAMTGSRIGWLIAPEAAISALIDLATNTTYGVPGYIQDAALYALTADATLEPRVAEPFRRRRALAQGILAAQTTVGLVPSGGAMYLFLDVRATGLSGIAFADALLDAHRIAVMPGESFGPSAAGFIRVALTLPDAQFSEALSTLAGFAAGLAKAA, via the coding sequence ATGCCGACCCTTTCCAGCCGCATCACCTCTCTCAACGCCGGGGGCGGCGACGGCTGGGAGATCTTCTACAAGGCCCGCGCGCTGGTCGCCGCAGGGCAGCCGGTCACCGAGCTGACCATCGGCGAGCCCGACACAAAGACCGATCCCGCGATTCTTGCCGAGATGCACCGCGCCGCCAGCGCCGGGCACACCGGCTATGCGGTGGTTCCCGGCACCCCTGCGCTGCGCGATGCCATCGCCGCGCGGGTCACCGAGCGCAGCGGCGTGCCGACCACGCGCGCGAACGTGCTGGTCACCCCCGGTGGTCAGTCGGCGCTTTTCGCCGCGCATATGGCGGCCTGCACTCCGGGCGGCGCCGCGCTGATGGTCGAGCCGCATTACGTCACCTATCCCGGCACCATCCGCGCCGCCGGGGCGATCCCCCACAGCGTGCAGACCCGCCCCGAGCGCAGCTTCTTTCCCGATCCTGCCGACCTGCGCCGCAGCGCCGTCGCCAGCGGCGCAAGCTCGCTGCTGATCAACACGCCCAACAACCCCACCGGCGCGGTCTACCCCCGCGAAACGCTGACCGGCATCGCCGATTTGGCACGAGAGCAGGACCTCTGGGTGATCTCCGACGAGGTCTACGACACGCAGATCTGGGAGGGCGCCCACCTCAGCCCCCGCGCCCTGCCCGGCATGGCCGAGCGCACCATGGTGATCGGCTCGCTGTCGAAAAGCCACGCGATGACCGGCAGCCGCATCGGCTGGCTGATCGCGCCCGAAGCGGCGATCTCGGCGCTGATCGATCTGGCCACCAACACCACCTACGGCGTGCCCGGCTACATTCAGGACGCCGCGCTTTATGCGCTCACCGCGGATGCCACGCTGGAGCCGCGCGTCGCCGAGCCGTTCCGCCGCCGCCGCGCGCTGGCGCAGGGCATCCTCGCCGCGCAGACCACCGTTGGCCTCGTGCCCTCGGGCGGCGCCATGTATCTCTTCCTCGACGTGCGCGCGACCGGCCTTTCCGGCATCGCTTTCGCCGACGCTCTGCTCGACGCGCACCGCATTGCGGTCATGCCGGGCGAGAGCTTCGGCCCCTCGGCAGCGGGCTTCATCCGCGTCGCGCTCACCCTGCCCGACGCGCAGTTTTCCGAGGCGCTCTCGACGCTGGCCGGTTTCGCCGCCGGTCTCGCCAAGGCCGCCTGA
- a CDS encoding GTA head formation protein, RCAP_rcc01685 family, translating to MATDRGGIWGKNPVRERDLPYEPFACAPALKLDAHERLHKLQIDALEGRLARLELVLERLEKRLWLAVYGVAAGLLAQALQGLVTMAP from the coding sequence ATGGCGACCGACCGGGGGGGAATATGGGGGAAGAACCCGGTGCGTGAGCGCGATCTGCCCTATGAGCCCTTCGCCTGCGCCCCGGCGCTGAAACTCGATGCCCACGAGCGGCTGCACAAGCTGCAGATCGACGCTTTGGAGGGACGGCTCGCCCGGCTCGAACTGGTGCTGGAGCGGCTCGAGAAGCGCCTGTGGCTGGCGGTCTACGGGGTGGCCGCGGGTCTGCTGGCGCAGGCGCTGCAGGGACTGGTCACCATGGCGCCCTGA
- a CDS encoding DUF4112 domain-containing protein: MSISQSDLARLDRIDRWARRMDRAYRIPFTPIRFGWDAVLGLVPGVGDTLALAPAVWIVKEAREMGAPAPLLAQMGGNIAVDWIVGLLPLVGDILDIGYRANTRNAMLLRDWAQSRVAAAGSGPARPVRPAVA, translated from the coding sequence ATGAGCATTTCACAGTCTGATCTCGCGCGGCTCGACCGCATCGATCGCTGGGCACGGCGCATGGACCGGGCCTACCGCATCCCCTTCACGCCGATCCGGTTCGGCTGGGACGCGGTGCTGGGCCTCGTGCCCGGCGTGGGTGACACGCTCGCCCTCGCGCCGGCGGTCTGGATCGTGAAAGAGGCCCGCGAGATGGGCGCGCCCGCGCCGCTGCTGGCGCAGATGGGCGGCAATATCGCGGTCGACTGGATCGTCGGTTTGCTGCCGCTGGTGGGCGATATTCTCGACATCGGCTACCGCGCCAATACCCGCAACGCCATGCTGCTGCGCGACTGGGCGCAGAGCCGCGTGGCGGCAGCGGGCAGCGGCCCCGCAAGGCCTGTTCGCCCTGCAGTTGCCTGA
- a CDS encoding ABC transporter permease yields MTDLTSPPPKRRWRPSLTWLGLLPFALFIALFLVMPTMKIVIGAFQRADGSFTFENIAGLFTASILSSYWISIKISVASSAIGCLIGFLMAAGMVLGGLPRGIRSPLMTFSGVASNFAGVPLAFAFLATLGPLGLVTMFLRTEFGINLRAMGFNILSFWGLTITYLFFQIPLMILIITPALDGLKREWREAASCLGASGAQYWRIVALPILFPTILGTFALLFANAFGAVATAIALTGSSLNIVPIMLFAQIRGDVLGNPHLGYAMAFGMILVTGLANVIYIWLRIRSERWLK; encoded by the coding sequence GTGACTGACCTGACATCCCCCCCGCCAAAGCGCCGCTGGCGTCCAAGCCTGACATGGCTGGGCCTCCTGCCCTTCGCGCTGTTCATCGCGCTGTTTCTGGTGATGCCGACGATGAAGATCGTCATCGGTGCCTTCCAGCGTGCCGACGGCTCTTTCACCTTCGAGAATATCGCCGGGCTGTTCACCGCGTCGATCCTGTCGTCCTATTGGATCTCGATCAAGATTTCCGTCGCCTCGTCGGCGATCGGCTGTCTCATCGGCTTTCTGATGGCGGCGGGCATGGTGCTGGGCGGGCTGCCGCGCGGCATCCGCTCGCCGCTGATGACCTTCTCTGGCGTCGCCTCGAACTTTGCAGGCGTGCCGCTGGCCTTCGCCTTTCTGGCGACGCTCGGCCCGCTGGGTCTGGTGACCATGTTCCTGCGCACCGAGTTCGGCATCAACCTGCGCGCCATGGGGTTCAACATCCTCAGCTTCTGGGGGCTGACGATCACGTACCTCTTTTTCCAGATTCCGCTGATGATCCTGATCATCACCCCGGCGCTGGACGGGCTGAAGCGCGAATGGCGCGAGGCGGCGTCCTGCCTTGGGGCGAGCGGCGCGCAATATTGGCGCATCGTGGCGCTGCCGATCCTCTTTCCGACCATCCTCGGCACCTTCGCGCTGCTCTTTGCCAATGCCTTCGGTGCCGTGGCGACCGCCATCGCTTTGACAGGAAGCTCGCTCAACATCGTGCCGATCATGCTGTTCGCGCAAATTCGCGGTGACGTGCTGGGCAACCCGCATCTGGGCTATGCCATGGCCTTTGGGATGATCCTCGTCACCGGGCTGGCCAACGTCATCTACATCTGGCTGCGCATCCGTTCCGAAAGGTGGCTGAAATGA
- a CDS encoding HK97 family phage prohead protease, whose amino-acid sequence MQLEHKFCRLGTEITAQVTEAEGTRIEGYASLFGAPDQGGDIVAPGAYAASLKRLADEGRAVRMLWQHDPGQPIGIWDEVREDARGLHVKGRLLESVEKGREAAALIAAGAIDGLSIGYRTVTAVKEHGGRRLIKELELWEVSLVTFPMLPSARVAAKGEHPEADMMRDLALAIDAARLDLARR is encoded by the coding sequence ATGCAACTGGAGCACAAGTTCTGCCGGCTGGGCACAGAGATTACCGCGCAGGTCACCGAGGCCGAAGGGACGCGGATCGAAGGTTACGCCTCGCTCTTCGGCGCGCCGGATCAGGGGGGCGATATCGTGGCACCCGGTGCCTATGCCGCCTCGTTGAAGCGGCTGGCAGACGAGGGGCGCGCGGTGCGTATGCTCTGGCAGCACGACCCGGGCCAGCCCATCGGCATCTGGGACGAGGTGCGCGAGGACGCGCGCGGCCTGCACGTGAAGGGACGGCTGCTGGAGAGCGTCGAGAAGGGACGTGAGGCGGCGGCGCTCATCGCTGCGGGGGCCATCGACGGGCTGTCGATCGGCTATCGCACCGTCACGGCGGTGAAAGAGCACGGGGGGCGCAGGCTCATCAAGGAACTGGAGCTTTGGGAGGTGTCGCTTGTCACCTTTCCGATGCTGCCCAGTGCGCGGGTGGCGGCCAAGGGAGAGCACCCCGAGGCAGACATGATGCGTGATCTGGCGCTGGCCATCGACGCCGCGCGCCTCGACCTGGCGCGCCGCTGA
- a CDS encoding TfoX/Sxy family protein — protein MSGTPISSIRNLGPAMEGACINAGIPDAETLREIGADAAYGRLLAQGTKPHFIGYYVLHMALQGRPWNDCRGKEKEALRLRFDALVAEHTAQAPLSGIEAILDEIGVVDPGKKTR, from the coding sequence ATGTCCGGCACACCGATCTCGAGCATCCGCAACCTTGGGCCCGCGATGGAGGGCGCCTGCATAAACGCGGGCATTCCCGACGCCGAAACCCTGCGCGAGATCGGCGCGGATGCCGCTTACGGGCGGCTTCTCGCCCAAGGCACCAAGCCGCATTTCATCGGCTATTACGTGCTGCATATGGCGCTGCAGGGGCGTCCGTGGAACGATTGCCGCGGCAAGGAGAAAGAGGCCCTGCGCCTGCGGTTCGACGCGCTGGTCGCAGAGCACACAGCCCAAGCCCCGCTCTCCGGGATCGAGGCGATCCTTGACGAGATCGGCGTCGTAGACCCCGGCAAGAAAACCCGCTAA
- a CDS encoding YqaE/Pmp3 family membrane protein codes for MDLIRIILSIILPPLGVFLQVGLGKHFWINILLTILGYIPGIVHAIWIIARTGPKQQSV; via the coding sequence ATGGACCTGATCCGCATCATCCTCTCGATCATTCTTCCCCCCCTCGGCGTCTTTCTGCAGGTGGGTCTGGGCAAGCATTTCTGGATCAACATCCTGCTGACCATCCTCGGCTATATCCCGGGCATCGTGCACGCCATCTGGATCATCGCGCGCACCGGCCCCAAGCAGCAGAGCGTGTAA
- a CDS encoding ABC transporter substrate-binding protein yields the protein MATTSMVQAQDLSELEAAAIEEGMLTTIALPHSWCGYGDVIAGFKAKYPDIEVNELNPDAGSADELEAVRANKGNTGPQAPDVLDVGLSFGPQAKEEGLLQPYKVSTWDEIPDAVKDEEGYWYGDYYGVMSFMVNKDLIDTTPEDWSDLLKPEYAGSVALAGDPRASNQAILAVLAAGMAEGGAAGKDAGEKGLDFFKKMNEAGNFVPVIGKAGTLAQGATPITIMWDYNALAARDTLNGNPPVDVVVPKSGVLAGVYVQGISAHAPHPNAAKLWMEYLYSDEGQSLWLKGYCHPARFNAMAADGKISQELLDALPPAESYEAAYFPSLGEQAGNKEAVVGGWDAVVGANVQ from the coding sequence ATGGCCACGACGTCGATGGTACAGGCGCAAGACCTGTCCGAGCTTGAGGCGGCGGCGATCGAAGAAGGCATGCTGACCACCATCGCTCTGCCGCACAGCTGGTGCGGCTATGGCGACGTGATCGCGGGCTTCAAGGCCAAATACCCCGACATCGAGGTCAACGAGTTGAACCCCGACGCGGGCTCGGCGGATGAGCTGGAAGCCGTGCGCGCCAACAAGGGCAACACCGGCCCGCAGGCGCCCGACGTTCTGGACGTGGGCCTGTCGTTCGGCCCGCAGGCCAAGGAAGAAGGCCTGCTGCAGCCCTACAAGGTTTCGACTTGGGACGAGATCCCCGACGCGGTGAAGGATGAGGAAGGCTACTGGTACGGCGACTATTACGGCGTCATGTCGTTCATGGTGAACAAGGACCTGATCGACACCACGCCCGAGGATTGGTCGGACCTGCTGAAGCCCGAATATGCGGGCTCGGTGGCGCTGGCGGGCGATCCGCGCGCCTCGAACCAAGCGATCCTCGCGGTGCTCGCAGCGGGCATGGCCGAGGGCGGTGCCGCTGGCAAGGATGCCGGTGAGAAGGGCCTCGATTTCTTCAAGAAGATGAACGAGGCGGGCAACTTCGTGCCGGTCATCGGCAAGGCGGGCACGCTGGCGCAGGGCGCGACCCCGATCACCATCATGTGGGACTATAACGCTCTGGCGGCCCGCGACACGCTGAACGGCAACCCGCCGGTCGATGTGGTGGTGCCGAAGTCGGGCGTTCTGGCCGGTGTTTATGTGCAGGGCATCTCGGCCCACGCGCCGCACCCGAACGCCGCGAAACTGTGGATGGAGTATCTCTATTCCGACGAGGGCCAGAGCCTGTGGCTCAAGGGCTACTGCCACCCGGCGCGGTTCAACGCGATGGCCGCCGATGGCAAGATCTCGCAGGAACTGCTCGACGCGCTGCCGCCGGCGGAAAGCTATGAGGCCGCCTATTTCCCGTCGCTCGGCGAGCAGGCGGGCAACAAAGAAGCGGTCGTCGGTGGCTGGGATGCCGTCGTGGGCGCCAACGTCCAGTAA
- a CDS encoding DNA-packaging protein gives MRSAAAWLASAGAAVQESFLTELTEGERLALPFLFEFWAMEHQLPPEGDWRSWVIMGGRGAGKTRAGAEWVRAMVEGALPLSPGQCKRVALVGETLDQAREVMVFGDSGILACSPPDRRPDWSATRRCLTWPNGAEAMVFSAHDPEALRGPQFDAAWADELAKWRKARDTWDMLQFALRLGTHPRACVTTTPRNVAVLKEVLDLPSTVVTRAPTEANRANLAASFLDEVRARYGATRLARQELDGEMVSDVDGTLWTQDMLERARLAEVPGCFDRIVVAVDPPAGDGQSADACGIVVCGVVSDGPPQVWRAYVLEDASVQGMGPTGWAQAAVEALERWQGDRIVAEVNQGGAMVEAVLRQVAPNVPLRKVTATRGKASRAEPVAALYEQGRIGHARRFEALEEQMGLMTVAGFAGQGSPDRVDALVWALTELVTGPAESWRRPRMRLL, from the coding sequence TTGAGGTCGGCTGCCGCATGGCTCGCCTCCGCCGGTGCTGCGGTGCAGGAGAGCTTTCTGACTGAGCTGACCGAGGGGGAGCGCCTTGCGCTCCCCTTTCTGTTCGAGTTCTGGGCCATGGAGCACCAGCTGCCGCCCGAGGGCGATTGGCGCTCTTGGGTGATCATGGGCGGGCGCGGGGCGGGCAAGACCCGTGCCGGGGCCGAATGGGTGCGCGCCATGGTCGAAGGGGCGCTGCCGCTCTCGCCGGGGCAGTGCAAACGCGTGGCGCTGGTGGGCGAGACGCTGGATCAGGCGCGTGAGGTGATGGTCTTTGGCGACAGCGGCATCCTCGCCTGTTCTCCGCCCGACCGGCGCCCGGACTGGAGCGCCACGCGGCGTTGCCTGACGTGGCCCAATGGCGCCGAGGCGATGGTGTTTTCGGCGCATGATCCCGAGGCTTTGCGCGGCCCGCAGTTCGATGCCGCATGGGCGGATGAATTGGCGAAATGGCGCAAGGCGCGCGATACATGGGACATGCTGCAATTCGCGCTGCGGCTCGGCACCCATCCGCGCGCCTGTGTGACCACCACGCCGCGCAATGTGGCGGTGCTCAAGGAGGTGCTCGACCTGCCGAGCACCGTGGTGACCCGTGCGCCGACCGAAGCCAACCGCGCCAATCTTGCGGCGTCTTTCCTTGACGAGGTGCGGGCGCGTTATGGCGCGACGCGGCTGGCGCGGCAGGAGTTGGATGGCGAGATGGTCTCTGACGTGGATGGCACGCTTTGGACGCAGGACATGCTGGAGCGCGCGCGGCTGGCCGAGGTGCCGGGGTGCTTTGACCGGATCGTCGTGGCGGTGGATCCCCCAGCGGGCGACGGGCAGAGCGCGGACGCCTGCGGGATCGTGGTCTGCGGCGTGGTCAGCGACGGGCCGCCGCAGGTATGGCGGGCCTATGTGCTCGAGGATGCCTCGGTGCAGGGAATGGGGCCGACCGGCTGGGCGCAAGCGGCGGTCGAGGCGCTGGAGCGCTGGCAGGGGGACCGCATCGTCGCCGAGGTCAATCAGGGCGGCGCCATGGTCGAGGCAGTGCTGCGGCAGGTGGCGCCCAATGTGCCGCTGCGCAAGGTGACGGCGACCCGAGGCAAGGCGTCCCGCGCCGAGCCGGTGGCGGCGCTCTACGAGCAGGGGCGGATCGGGCACGCGCGGCGGTTCGAGGCGCTCGAAGAGCAGATGGGGCTGATGACGGTTGCGGGGTTTGCCGGGCAGGGCTCGCCGGACCGGGTGGATGCGCTGGTCTGGGCGCTGACCGAACTGGTGACCGGCCCGGCGGAAAGCTGGCGTCGGCCCCGGATGCGGCTTTTGTGA
- a CDS encoding ABC transporter ATP-binding protein gives MSFLTISHLEKSFGATRVVKDFNLDVQKGEFISLLGPSGCGKTTVLRMVAGFESPSAGNITIEGREVSSLKPNQRNIGMVFQAYALFPNLTVAQNVGFGLRVKGTPAREIAARVEEMLSLIGLPELGDRYPFQLSGGQQQRVALARALAPKPQVLLLDEPLSALDAKVRVSLRNEIRSIQRELGITTIFVTHDQEEALSMSDRIVVMHQGVAEQVGSPFEIYNAPATRFVAGFVGTLNTLDAKVIDPQVGRVKLGENELVLGRAVPPGEATLGLRPEMLRLGAHPGETALTGTITELDFLGSVIRLRIDLGGQPLAVDLFNTTRQAPPQVGETVSLALNPSDALVIGA, from the coding sequence ATGAGCTTCCTGACGATTTCTCACCTGGAAAAGAGCTTTGGCGCCACCCGCGTCGTGAAGGACTTCAACCTCGATGTGCAGAAGGGCGAGTTCATCTCGCTGCTCGGGCCGTCAGGCTGTGGCAAGACCACGGTGCTGCGCATGGTGGCGGGCTTCGAGAGCCCAAGCGCCGGGAATATCACCATCGAGGGGCGCGAGGTCTCCAGCCTCAAGCCCAACCAGCGCAACATCGGTATGGTGTTTCAGGCCTACGCGCTGTTCCCGAACCTCACCGTGGCGCAGAACGTCGGCTTTGGTCTGCGGGTGAAGGGCACCCCCGCGCGTGAGATCGCGGCACGGGTCGAGGAGATGCTGTCGCTGATCGGCCTCCCGGAGCTGGGCGATCGCTATCCGTTTCAGCTTTCGGGCGGGCAACAGCAGCGCGTGGCGCTGGCGCGGGCCCTGGCCCCCAAGCCGCAGGTGCTGCTGCTCGACGAGCCGCTCTCGGCGCTCGACGCCAAGGTGCGGGTCAGCCTGCGCAACGAGATCCGCAGCATTCAACGCGAGCTGGGGATCACCACCATCTTTGTCACCCACGATCAGGAAGAGGCGCTGTCGATGTCCGACCGTATCGTGGTCATGCATCAGGGGGTGGCCGAGCAGGTGGGTAGCCCCTTCGAGATCTACAATGCCCCTGCGACCCGCTTCGTGGCGGGTTTCGTGGGGACGCTGAACACGCTCGACGCCAAAGTGATTGATCCGCAGGTGGGCCGGGTAAAGCTGGGTGAGAACGAGCTGGTGCTGGGACGCGCCGTGCCGCCCGGAGAAGCGACCTTGGGGCTGCGCCCGGAAATGCTGCGGCTTGGCGCGCATCCCGGAGAGACAGCACTCACCGGCACGATCACCGAGCTTGATTTCCTTGGCTCGGTGATCCGCCTGCGCATCGACCTTGGCGGGCAGCCGCTGGCAGTGGATCTGTTCAACACCACGCGGCAGGCACCGCCGCAGGTGGGCGAGACGGTCTCGCTGGCGCTCAATCCCTCGGACGCGCTGGTGATCGGCGCCTGA
- a CDS encoding ABC transporter permease — MTKAASWAILLLGLTYFILPLVGMVEFSLSMRRGEYSFDAYAAVLADPQFRETFSYSVVMALLTIVFGILLVVPTAFWVRLKLPRLRPLVEFVTLLPLVIPAIVTVFGYIRLYNTSSWLPLTGTTFGTNLLLMFGYAMLSLPYMYRAVDTGLRTIDVATLTEAAQSLGAGWFTIIAKLILPNVLVAVLSGSFVTFAIVMGEFTMAALLNRPAFGPYLQLMGANKAYEPFALATIAFIITWACMGLIQLVTRFTKHDKAGR, encoded by the coding sequence ATGACCAAGGCTGCCTCTTGGGCCATCCTGCTTCTGGGCCTGACCTATTTCATCCTGCCGCTGGTCGGCATGGTCGAATTCTCGCTGTCCATGCGGCGGGGCGAATATAGTTTCGACGCCTATGCCGCGGTGCTGGCCGATCCGCAGTTCCGCGAGACCTTTTCCTATTCGGTGGTGATGGCGCTGCTGACCATCGTCTTTGGCATCCTGCTGGTGGTGCCCACCGCGTTTTGGGTGCGGCTGAAGCTGCCGCGTCTGCGCCCGCTGGTCGAGTTCGTTACCCTGCTGCCGCTGGTGATCCCGGCGATCGTCACGGTGTTTGGCTATATCCGGCTTTACAACACCTCGAGCTGGCTGCCGCTGACCGGCACGACCTTTGGCACCAACCTGCTGCTGATGTTCGGCTACGCCATGCTGTCGCTGCCCTATATGTACCGCGCGGTCGACACCGGGCTGCGCACCATCGACGTCGCCACGCTCACCGAAGCGGCGCAGAGCCTTGGCGCGGGGTGGTTCACCATCATCGCCAAACTGATCCTGCCCAATGTGCTGGTCGCGGTGCTGTCGGGATCTTTCGTGACATTCGCCATCGTCATGGGCGAGTTCACCATGGCGGCGCTGCTCAACCGTCCAGCCTTTGGCCCGTATCTGCAGCTGATGGGGGCCAACAAGGCCTATGAGCCCTTCGCGCTGGCCACCATCGCTTTCATCATCACCTGGGCCTGCATGGGGCTGATCCAGCTGGTCACCAGATTTACCAAACACGACAAGGCGGGCCGATGA